The Schistocerca nitens isolate TAMUIC-IGC-003100 chromosome 6, iqSchNite1.1, whole genome shotgun sequence DNA segment GCTGCGCAGACTGACGTCATCCAAGCTTCTAAGCAATTTCATGCTCCGGACCGACTAGAAAGCTAATTGGAAATGTCGCGCGGAAGGTTAAACGAGACGCTGTTCCGTATTTCGATAATTTATCGCGAAAGATGGGTTTTTTAAACCGTATTTAAGTCAAAGTGACATTTCAAACAATCAATAAGGTACGATGTAAATGAATGAATAATTTACAACAGAAGGTATAAAAATGTGATAGaatgatatttacaaaatttagtgtAATAATTGCTATGCGAACTACGTTGGTCAGACTTGTTCGTTCTCCAATCCACTTGGAACACAAGGCCGCTTTTTGGCTTCATATTTCGAAAAGTCGGCCATCACCATGCACATTATGCAGTGGGCACTCTCTGTAGGACTGAAGAGGACATCACGATTTTTGCACACACAGGATATGGGTAGGAAATTGGATCAACGGGAACATTTAGGGATTACGATTCGTAGCGTTAAAAATCTTAATATAATTAATGAACATATTACAGAAGACAGAAACAATAGTTTCCTAATTTTGTATATCTACTACGATATCAAGGTCTCCAGTTAGATACATTGGTCATGCTATTAGCATTCAGAGAGTGCCGAGATTCGAACTATCGGGGTTCTCTGTATAGGTGTGCATTGCCTTTCATAGCCATGACGATACATGGACTTATTTTATTTTACAACCAGACACCTGATTTTATGCACATTTTAGGAAGACACAATTACAAATGATTTGAAGAcgaattttcaatattttatttgtattattatcaCTTTTATAAACTTTTGGTAGCCTAATTGTTATAGTGAAGATTTGTTCCTTCGAAATGCGTCAATTATGGTGCTTCTGAATTGAAAAAAGTGTTTGAGTCTACATCTTAATATCGAGTTTAACAACCACGACGTCGCATCCAATATCAATAAATTCAAACTACGATTTTCAGTATACTCTATGTAATTAGTTGTGGTACAGCCGATGTCAAAGATGACTGGAGAATGACTCCAGAATCAATTAATGACGATTACTTGGCAGCTTAAGTGCGGATGTTCGTTGAACTTGGACAGGGTACTGCAACATCACTTAGTTCATGAATGCTTCTATGAGCAGTTACCGCTGGAAACGAAGTTCAGATAGTGATTTATGAAGTGACACATGGTAAAAATCATCacaattggagattttcaaacacgAAGTCCAGTGATGGCAAAATCTGCGTCCTTACTTCTTCTATGCTCGACTCTTCGATCCCTCTGCTGGAGTCTTCTTCAGGATTCCACCGGTGTCCCTAGAAAGACACTGTCGCATTGTGTTACTAACATACATTTTCCCGTTCTTTTCCGGAGAAGTGGAATTACTGAGTAAGAATCTACAGGCGGCAATTGGTGGGCCGTTTTCATTGGGTAAATATTGAAAGGAGATAATGAAATGGAGCGGATTATCACAATATTATTGATATCGAGCGGCCTCGAGTGTTTCCTGTTGGCTGCTTACGTTCCTCGCTAGCCAGGCTGGCTGTCTTTCGTGGTAGCAGGTAGCCACaaatacttggaggtactaaccaagctAAAAACTtactactcgtaatagctataattactaGCTTGCGAGTGAAGTAAACACTAGTGTAACGTTGTTCAGAACACTGTTCCAAGTCATCAGCAAAAGTATCTGCACTTACAGCCCTAACACGTTGTATAGTGTGCAGCTCAGATTGTGGCTCGTGAAGCACCTTCCTCTTTCACAGGTTGGTTCAACGATTCTTCGAGTTATCTTTCTCACAAAGGCATGTAGAGGTTAGTATAGTAAGAAACGGTAACGTTACAAATTGTGCGGTAGATTCATCTTTCTTCTTGCATGCGTTGTTATTATTAGTGCTTCGTTTGAATTCTCGTTAATGCGAAGGTGACcataaagctgtcggcacacggaccgtgctgtcaaacgtcaacgttgagcgtccAAGATCCACGTGCTGTTGAACGcttaggaacgatgcgacttgtgcatacggtacgtgggacccaacgtggtatacgcgatcgcatcggactccagcggcagttgagggatgtttctagttcataaatcacacagtttactggacgggcgcgcgtaaaattcccacgatagctctattaaaacgcacatttccttcatcgtccacgaaaaggaaagtatcatgtccaatcaataaggatacaggcttataaaagttccattacaaacagtgcggtacaaatttggaatacctctccgcataaggtaaacattatttcatcattcccacattttagtaaaactccaagGTCAGTCTTGCTTcaccactgttcctacccagtagcagaatctttgcaacatgcgaattatgaagcgtaaaagaaaaaggagcaaaacatctttatacaagtagcgtaagctgtcctgtagattaagccagtcGAACAAAGACACCCCTCAAAAAAACGGagagcttatatttacataacaccaaatattataacatatattaaagtaataataaactatcagaacctaataaaaacgcgaatgttatggAAAAAATTTCGAAGTGTTAAACGCGacccaccgccccaacaaaaacgcGTTGATGGACAGAGACGCTACTGATTACGCTATACCAACAACATGCTCCTTGTTCTTAGCCATATTGTGTtaccccttgctaaaaacgttaatcgcaGATAATTATataactaattgaaatttaattataacaaattgcaccaagaacaatgcgttttgggtggatcttcagtgtgtggctgccttcaaatagcctactctcataatacgcaagttacaataattcttgtgccacgaatgtgatgcttattattttattggaacgaattacacaactaacaacgggttttcgagtgaatctcaatttgctggtgctcagaaacggcatatatacatataggcttgaaacgaatgccaatatggcgcctcgcaACTGTGTAGTGGAGGGAGagggcgtgcgtgtgacgtaggtggcgttgggccatctcattggtcaacgctcagacgcacccTCAGAACTtgatattccacgctatgacgtgagaaactcggcacgctcaacgctcaacgttcggatgtatggtccatgtgccgacggcttaagcgttGGTCATCAACATTTTGATAATGATATCTAGACATGGTCTCGAACTATTGCTGTCACTGACGCGGGGTGCACGCGAAAACAACGTGTTCTGAGCCACTTGGTTTTTGATTGATTGATAGTAAGAAGCGCACAGTGAAGAAGTTCTAAGAGATGCATGACTcggcgtaaagccgtcggcacacggaccgtgcatccgaacgttgagcgttgagcgtgccgagtttctgacttcatagcgtggaatagcacgttcgggagtctttccgaacgtgcagagcaatatctagcatgtcagatatcctGGGCGTGCGTCTGTGCGTTGACCAATCAGatgtcacaacgccacctacgtcacatgcacgccacctCCCTTCAGCATTGAGCTGTGAGGTGacatattggcattcagttcaagcctacACGTATATATGTcacttctgagcaccagcaaactgagaatcATTCAAAAACCTGTTGTTGACtgcgtgattcgttgcaataaaataacgaGAGACAccgtattcgtggcaaaagaattactgtaatTTGTGTATTGTGAGAGTATATCATTTGAAGGTAGCGACACATTGAGGACCCAcgaaaaacacattgttcttggtacaatttgttataattaaatttcagttagtaacacagctacgaTAAAAGCTTTTAGCATGTCGTAAGGTCTTGTAAGAAGATCCTAAATAAGTAGCTATCAGTTTAgcctgccggcacggtaactcagcgtgttcggtgagagggtcagctgctctctgtaataaaaaaaaactgagttaatggatcaacgacgaactgaaacgggtgtcttgcgacgtccgccccgagcagaaacaacgaacgataacgaacaacatgagataaaaaaaaagcgtAGTGAGTAGCGTTACTGAATCAAAACCAGCTACATGATCTGATGATGGTTCCCATCTCGCAAAGTACTTTTTTCATAATATTCGCGTATATAACAGGTTGTGATGCTTTAttgttagtttaatgtaagtatatactataatttttgatattctgtaaatataagttcacctttttttgatgagtgagtttgttctATTGGCTtagtctacaggacagcttgcgctacttgcataaagatattttgttcctttttatttaGAGTTTCGTGATTTACATGTTGTAAAATTtcagctactgggtaggaacagtgatcaagtaagaatgactttagggttttactaaaatgtggggaagataaaatagtgtttatcttatgtggagaagtatagCAAATTTGTGTCCCACTGTTTGTAATGGAGCTTGTGTTCTTAttaactggacatggtactttcattTTTGTCTTACAACATGTACATCGATATAGAAGTTTTTATATGTTTATATTACATATAAAACAACGTGACTAGGATatgaacaatggaggaaatgtgccttTTGATAGACCTAACGTGGGCATTTTACGCAGCCTGtggagtaaacagtgtgatttacaaacTAGAAACATctcacaactgccgctggagtgcgttgcgatcgcgtataccacgttggggttcacgtaccgtatgcacaagtcgcatcgttcctaagTGTTCAGCAGCACGCTGAACTTGACACGCTCAACGTtatcgttcgacagcacggtccgtgtgctgacgaCTTAACGATTCAGACAACAGCCACAAAGAGCACGGAGACTAATACGAAGTGCAATGTTTGTCGACGGATGAAGGTGCCTGCGGGGTGTGAGTGGCACGTAAGGTGCGAGTCTCAGAGGTCAGTGCAGAGGAGGACGCGATGCGCGTCGGCCGCGTCGGCCCCCTGGCGCAGgtgcggcgccgcccccgccggcgGTCCCCGCCTGGGCGCGGCCGGCGGTCAGTCGTAGTGGCAGACGGCGGGCTCGGGGCCAGCCGGCttctcctcctgctgctgctgctgctgctgctgctgcttggcggACAGCCGCGACTGGCGCGACTGGCGCTGCTGTCAGCTGCTGTTGGTGAGGCTGGAGTTGGCCGTGGAGCGGGAGGAGCCGCGCCGCTGCAGCAGCGACAGCGAGCGCAGGCGGCGGCGCGCACCGGACCCCGCCGAGCCGCCGCACAGCAGCTCGCGCGCGCCGCGCCGGAAGTTGCGCGACATGAAGGCGTACAGCAGCGGGTCGATGGCCGCGTTCAGGTACGTCGCCAGGAAGGTGAGTGGCGTGAAGACGGCGCTGAACGCCGACTGGCCGTCGTACGACGACGACGCCGACAGCTGCCACATCTTGCGCGCGTGCAGCGGCAGGTTGCACGCGGCGAACGTCACCACGACGGCGATCAGCATGCGCACGACGCCGCGCCGCGCGCGCAGCACGTGCAGCGAGGAGACGGCCTGGTGCTGCGGCGCCGGCGTcttgggggcggcggcggcggaggccggCGTCGGGGGCGGTCGCGTGGGCGAGCCGGGGCAGCTGCCGGCTCCGCCGTCTGCCGCGTGGCACTGGCGCTCCGACCGCATGGAGAAGCGCACGCGGATGGACGGCTGCGGGAGAAGCCAGCAGTTAGCGTTATTCCGCGCACGTAATGtgcaacacaataagaaatgatacTACATAcagagggtgtttcagaagtgatagtcaatgttgaggaatatgacaggaatcatcactcgaaacaaaaaaaaatgagttaAACATGGtccctaaaacgcataccttaagagctatgagcacttgctcgtctccgctactttgaaacacatctcttctagaatgtgattttcactgagCTGCGGAGtggacgctgatatgaaacttactggcggattaaaattgtatgccggaccgagacccgaactcgggacctttgcctttcgcgggaaagtcctccacactttttttttttttttaagagttgtCAATTATGGGTAGGTgaagacaaggcgggcaggggtcgtcGGAACCCGAGGCCTCGCcgcgatgcccccccccccccccctctcatcgctgaatcactccctcaaagcAGCTTTTTGGTTGTTTTTTTTAACGAtgaacagggtaaatgaacaaaatatctttattggtATAAGCTtagatacaacagaaatgccatccttccggcggaaATAGCACGACACATtacactcgtacaaggcgagcaattttttttattaacaagaTGTAGgataaaaagaataataatactgatgtaagctaagaggtgtgaagcaatatacagtggagtgggggaaaaaccagtgtgttctgtatagtgcataaaagaaagacGGCGCGTGTCCATGTGAGTGtgccactgtgggttacaatatagaCATTGgcgcggggagtctcagatgtcagcaggaggGGGctggagtgctgtcggcgtgtggcaacatgcaactgagcgggggtgacgtaaagatcgcatgtaggtaattggcgaagaaggcgcggtagcgcggtcggtgctcgacttcattgtgggcggtttgtaagtactgccagaaatcaaggcgtgatgtgtcaaaaactgttcaaatggctctgagcactatgtgacacaacttctgaggtcatcagtcgcctagaacttggaactaattaaacgtaactaacctaaggacatcacacacatccatgccagaggcaggattctaacctgcgaccgtagcggtcgctcggctccagactgtagcacctagaaccgcacggccactccggccagcgtgaTTTGTTGCCattattatacatgtaggtgatcgtccatccttTGAgtcatacaatcgcatgatttttggtggcggggaaataagtatcctaTGAATGGAGAAAAGTCCATGGGTCAGTCAAGTCCGGCGGAATGCGGAGGTAACAGACAACGAGCTGTcgagcaagtttccagacgtcactagTGACAGCACAaatcagttgatggacatcgtcatccatgagttgggaaatggaacaaagtggtgagTCCGTTAGTCCGAGggcgtgaagacgttgatttgtggcgaattttccatTTGCGACTTTGTACCGTttcccggacgttggagggaagaaaaggctacTGGATATGACGCCAAATCGTGGGCCACCCCTTGgacggatgtctgagttcgatattgttgctggatatggaacgtagcagtggggtgtaaaaatctttaggtcgaggataACGCGTGGACGGTAGGTGTGTGTGagtataactgaagtcgacgatgaaatcagaaatgtgcgtcaggtggtgcttgatgtgtccgccTGGtattggtggtgttatggtcgcagGCACAaaaatttccagcaagctgcgtgTAAACGAGGGGCCCccatgccactgcttgtgcataGTGGAcagtacaaggacgccgctcggagtcgcacattgacgaggccgaggcctcccgctcgcgggggaagggtgagcgtgtcgtagtgGACCTTAAAGGgcgtaccggccgtaagaaagtatccgaaggcagcctggaggctgcgtccaatagttgatggcaatgggaggacctgtgcgatgtggaccattctggaggCCACATGTTGactgaggtattggacacgttgtaaagaatcgagtcggcggagaagattttgtcgcacggTCGTCCGGATAGTTTGGAGtgtacgccgaaaattgatggcagcggagcggcgcacggtggaggtgaaaatgataccaaggtatagaattttttgtacacacgggagacgtgttaagtcgtcgtgtgagaggccgcgtccagtggacatcgccgcggatttagccacatctATGTTACTGCCCACTGCagttccgtacgttgatatcaaatcaagtaccgtttgTGTTTCACTCCgcgagcggatcaagaggaggaggtcgtcggcatacgcacgacatcgaaaacggtgctgtcgcaaagtgagaccagaaaggtggctcgtcagactcccgatgagtggctccaggtttATGGCAGCGAGTAGGGTCGATAATGGCAGCCTTGCCGTATGGAACGCCGGATCACCACTGGTCCCGCCGCACGGCCGTTGACCTGAATCAACGATTCACCGgagccgtacaggcgccggatgacgtcgatattggctggtggaaaacccatgcgattcatcactgagaacagaaaaagatgccgcactttatcgaatgcgctgtcaaaatcaatggcaaccaccgcggcgcggagtctgcacgccgctgccagtgcaattaaatcgcgacattctcctgtggccgtttgtatattaactgagccgcccggagttgtctgttccggggatagaatgctaggcaggatcttgcggcatcgcgttgccagtaggcgtgtacaaattttatagtctgcgttaagcagagtcaggggacagTAATGTGATGTCGTCATACCTCGGGTCGGTTTGTGGAtaggtataataattcccgtgacaaaggacggcggtacggcgttccccatcgccatcagttcatgaaacatcgtcgtCCACCGTGACGCTATTACtgtgaggaaagcgcgataaaattctatcggcaatccgtcgacacgaggtgacttattcagagcccCTTTGTTGATTGCATCATTGACTTCGTCACGCGTAACTAGCTCCGTCAGCTCGTCCGCTtagtcgctggtgagggtgcgagttacgtgtggtaacacagactcctcagcgtggttgttggtagtctcctcctggtttATTGTGCGGTAGTGTTCGACAAAGGCAccgacgatttcggcctggcaagtgacgtgctggccgcgacagtgTTCATCTCGGTGATGAgtcgttgtcgtcgatgtttcctatcggaggcgatatgatgcgtggtgggatgttcttgttccgccggatcttgacatcgggttcgcatcatagccccctgcagtctacggcgtgtcaacgcTACAAtctgcgccttaatcctgctgcgttccctctgggtgtccgGGGTGGACGGCTGGGCGTCCAGGtggcggagaacggcgtagaaatagccGGTAGTGTACCGGCGCCACGTAGCAACTtccttgccatactgaatcaaggtgcgtcgaatggcaggtttggcacattctagccaccaggtcacGGCCGTGCAGTACTTAGGTAAGCGACTTTCACAGGttgcccatgtctcggtaacacgttgaagacattcgggattatgaagatgggaggtgtttagcttccacggtgcacgactacgccagaccacttgctgggGGAGGAGAAAG contains these protein-coding regions:
- the LOC126263421 gene encoding trissin receptor-like; this translates as MNPFQRAVSSIEREDISVNETPAPQHQAVSSLHVLRARRGVVRMLIAVVVTFAACNLPLHARKMWQLSASSSYDGQSAFSAVFTPLTFLATYLNAAIDPLLYAFMSRNFRRGARELLCGGSAGSGARRRLRSLSLLQRRGSSRSTANSSLTNSS